The DNA segment CGAAGGTCGTCGGGCCGGTCCTCGCCAAGCGGCCGCCCGACGCGCGCCCGATCGTCCCGCCGACGAACTGCCCCGCCTGCGGCGAGCCGGCGCACCGCCTCGAGGGGGAGGTCGCGTTGCGCTGCGTCAATCCCGCCTGTCCGGCGCGGCGCCGCCAGGCGCTCGAGCATTTCGCGCGCCGCGCGGCGATGGACATCGAAGGGCTCGGCCCGGCGCTGATCGACCAGCTCGTCGGCAAGGAGATGGTCGCCGACGTCGCCGACCTCTACGCGCTGCAGGCGGAACAGCTCGCGGGGCTGGAGCGGATGGCGGAGAAGTCGGCGCGCAACGTCGTCGAGGAGATCGAGGCGAGCAAGACGCGTCCCCTCTCGCGGCTCCTCTTCGCGCTCGGCGTGCGGCAGGTCGGCGAGCGGGCGGCGCGGACGATCGCCCGCAGCTTCGGCACGCTCGACGCGCTCGTCGAGGTGGCGGGGCGGCTCGACGCGGAAGCGGTCCTCGGGCAACTGCCCGACATCGGCCCGGAGACGGCGGCGGCGCTGCTGGAGTTCCTTCGTTCTTCCGCGGGCCGCGCGCTGCTCGCCAAGTTGCGCGCGGCGGGGGTGCGGACCGACGAGCCGCAGGCGGCGCCGGTCGCGGCCGGGCCGTTCGCGGGGAAGACGGTCGTGCTCACCGGAACGCTGGCCGGGATGACGCGCGACGAGGCGAAGGCGCGGCTGGAGCGGGCCGGGGCGCGGGTCAGCGGCTCGGTCAGCGCCAAGACGGACTTCGTCGTCGCCGGCGCCGAGGCCGGAAGCAAGCTCGACAAGGCGCGCGCGCTCGGCGTGGCCGTGCTGGACGAACGGACGATGCTGACGATGCTGGGAGAGGAACGATGACCGCGGAGGAACGGCGCGGCAGGATCGTGATCGTGGACGACGACGCCGGCGGCCGTCAGGCGATGGCGCGGGCGCTGGAGCGGGTCGGCTTCGAAGTGGCCCCGTTCGCCGACGGCATCGAGGCGCTGGCGTTCCTGCGCGAGCATCCCGACACGGAGCTCGTCCTGACCGACCTGCGGATGCCGGGGATCGACGGGATCGAGGTCCTGCGCCGCGCGCGGGAGCTGGTCGCCGACATCGGCGTGCTGATGATCACCGCCTACGGCTCGGTCGAGACCGCCGTCGGCGCGATGAAGTTCGGCGCCGAGGACTACCTCGAGAAGCCGGTCAACCTCGACGTCCTGCGCGGACGCGTGACGACGCTGGTGGAGAAGGTCCGCCTCGGCCGCGAGGTGAACGAGTTCCGCGAGGTCGAGCGGATCCTCGTCGAGCAGGGCGCGTTCGAGGGGATGGTCGGCCAGACGCCGGCGATGATGGAGCTGTTCCGCAAGATCCAGCAGGTCGCGGCGGCCCGCTCGTCGGTGCTGATCCTCGGCGAGTCGGGCGCCGGCAAGGAGCTGGTCGCCCGGGCGATCCACCGCCACTCGCCGCGCGCGCGCCAGACGTTCCTGCCGGTGGACTGCGCGGCGATCCCGGCGGAGATCCTCGAGTCGGAGCTGTTCGGCCACGAGCGGGGCGCCTTCACCGGCGCGCAAATGCGCAAGCCGGGGAAGTTCGAGCTGGCGACCGGCGGCACCCTCTTCCTCGACGAGATCGGCGAGTTGCCGCTGGCCCTGCAGGCCAAGCTGCTGCGGGCGCTGGAGACGCAGACCTTCATGCGGGTCGGCGGCACCGAGGAAGTGCACGTGGACGTGCGGGTCCTCGCCGCGACGAACCGCGACCTCGGCCGGATGGCCGACGCCGGCGAGTTCCGTCAGGACCTCTACTACCGCCTCGCCGTGGTCACGCTGCGGATCCCGTCGCTGCGCGAGCGGCGCTCCGACGTGCCGCTGCTCGCCGCCTCGTTCCTCGAGCGGTTCGCCAAGGAGAACGGGCGCAAGACGCCGCTCCTCACGCCGGACGCGCTGCAGGTGCTGAAGCACGCCCCGTGGCCGGGCAACGTCCGCGAACTGCGCAACATGATGGAGTCGCTGGTGATCCTCCATCCCGGCGAGGAGGTGCAGGCCCAGCACCTGCCGGAGGAACTCCGCCGCGCCGCGCGCGAGGAGGAACTGTCGGCCGGCGAGCTCGCCCTGCCGGCCAGCTCCGGCGCGCTCGTCGGGCGGACGATGGAGGAGATCGAGCGGGAAGTGATCCTGAAGACGCTCGAGCGGACGGCGGGGAACCGCACCGCCGCCGCGGAGATGCTCGGGATCGGCCTGCGGACCCTCCAGCGGAAGATCAAGCAGTACCGCGAGGAAGGGTATCCGGTCATGGGCGCCGACATCGGCGATTGAACGTATTTCTCTCGTCCGGGAACGCGGCGCCGCGTCCGGGCGTTGTTCGATGAAGGACCGGGCGGAGAAGCCGCCCGCGGAGGACTCAATGAACCGTGCAAAGCCGTTCGTCGTGGCCGGGATGATCGCCCTTTCCGCCGTCGCGGGTCTCGCGGTGGCGTGGCTAGTTCCCGGCGCCGCCACCGAGGCGAACGCCGCCACCGGCGACTTGAAGCTCGCCCCGCCCCCGCCCGCTTCGGCGGCGGTCAACGTTCCCTCCTTCGCCGACCTCGCCGAGCGCGCGACCCCCTCGGTCGTCGCGATCACCTCGAGCAAGATGGTCGAGCAGGGCCGGGACCAGAAGGACTTCTTCGACAACCCGTTCTTCCGCCGCTTTTTCCGCGACAACCCGTTCGGCGGCGGCTCGGACGACGACGAGAACAACGACGCCCAGCCGCAGTCGCGCGACAACCGCCGGCAGCAGCCCCGCAAGGAAAAGAAAATGTGGGGCGGCTCGGGGTTCTTCATCACCGCCGACGGCTACATCCTGACCAACAAGCACGTCGTGGACGGCGCCGAGGAGCTGTTCGTCCGCACCGGGTCGATGGCCCAGACGGACGAAGGGCTCAAGGCGCGGCTCGTCGGCAAGGATCCGTACCTCGACCTCGCGCTGCTCAAGGTCGAGGGGCGCAACGACTGGCCGGCTCTCCCGCTCGGCGACTCCGACCGCGTGCGGGTCGGCGAGTGGGCCGTGGCGATCGGCAACCCGATCATGTTCCGCAACTCGGTCACCGTCGGCGTGGTCAGCGGCAAGGGACGGCGGCTCGACTTCGATCCGTCGAACCTCGGCGACTACATCCAGACCGACGCCTCGATCAACTTCGGCAACTCGGGCGGGCCGCTGCTCAACGCGCGCGGCGAGGTGATCGGGATCAGCACCGCGATCATCCGCGACGAGCCGGGCACGATGGGCGGCAACGGCTACATCCAGGGGATCGGCTTCGCGCTGCCGATCAGCGCGGCGAAGAAGGTCCTGAACCAGCTCGCCGGAACCGGCACCGTGAAGCGCGGCTACCTCGGCGTCTCGGTGCAGGCGATGGACCCGGAGCGGGCCGACTACCTCGGCGCGCCGAAGGGACGCGGGGCCTACGTCGCGCGCGTGGACAAGGGAACGCCGGCCGACAAGGCGGGCGTGAAGCCGGACGACATCATCCTCGCGGTGGACGGCAAGGCGGTGAACTCGAGCGAGGAGCTGGTCAACGAGGTCAGCGCGCACAGCCCCGGCGAGAAGATCCGCCTGACGCTTTGGCGCGAGAAGCGCGAGACGGACGTCGTCGTGACCTTGGCCGAACGGAAGGTCGGGACGGAGCCGCAGGAGAAGGGCGGCGACGAAGAGACGACGCCGGACGAGACGGCCGCGACCGCGCTCGGCTTCAGCGTCGGCCCGCTGCCGCAGGCGCTGCGGGACCGTCTCTCCAAGATGGATCCGCCGGTCAAGGGGATCCTGATCACCGACGTCGATCCCTCCTCGGCCGCCGCCGCGAAGGGGCTCGCCGCCGGGCTGATCCTGCTCGAGATCAACAACGCGCCGACGCCGACCGCGGACGCCTACCGCAAGGCGGCCGCGGCCGTGCCGCCGGGAAGCGTGGTCAAGCTGCGCGTTTTGGACCGCTCGGGAGACGAGTTCACGCTCTTCTTCCGCGCGCCGAACAAGAAGTGAAGGGCGGCTCGCGGGCGCGGGGCGCCGCGGTCCTCGTCGCCGACGACGAGGCGGCGATCCGCGACGCCCTGCGGCTCGTCCTCGAGCACGAGGGGTACCGCGTCTCGGAGGCGCCGGACGGCGAGCAGGCGGTGCGGCTCGTCGAGTCGGGCCATCCGGACGCGGTGCTGCTCGACATCCGGATGCCGCACATGGACGGGCTCGCCGCGCTGGAGCGGATCCGCGCGGCGGCGCCCGACCTTCCGGTGCTGATGATCTCCGGCCACGGCACGATCGAGACCGCCGTGCGCGCGCTCCGCGCCGGGGCGCAGGACTTCCTCGAGAAGCCGCTGGAGCGGGACGTCGTCCTGCGGCGGCTCGAGGCGGCGCTGGAGCGGGCGCGGTTGCGCGAGGAGGTGGCGGAGGTCCGGAGCGACGACGGCCTGCGCCATCAGCTCGTCGGCGGCTCGGCGCCGATGGAGAAGCTGCGCGAGCTGATCCGCCGCGCCGGCCCGACGCAGGCCACCGTGCTGATCACCGGCCCCTCCGGCTCGGGCAAGGAGCTCGTCGCCCGCGCGATCCACCAGGCCAGCGCGAGGGCCGAGACGACGTTCGTCAAGGTCAACTGCGCCGCCGTGCCGGACGACCTGATCGAAAGCGAGCTGTT comes from the bacterium genome and includes:
- a CDS encoding sigma-54 dependent transcriptional regulator; translated protein: MTAEERRGRIVIVDDDAGGRQAMARALERVGFEVAPFADGIEALAFLREHPDTELVLTDLRMPGIDGIEVLRRARELVADIGVLMITAYGSVETAVGAMKFGAEDYLEKPVNLDVLRGRVTTLVEKVRLGREVNEFREVERILVEQGAFEGMVGQTPAMMELFRKIQQVAAARSSVLILGESGAGKELVARAIHRHSPRARQTFLPVDCAAIPAEILESELFGHERGAFTGAQMRKPGKFELATGGTLFLDEIGELPLALQAKLLRALETQTFMRVGGTEEVHVDVRVLAATNRDLGRMADAGEFRQDLYYRLAVVTLRIPSLRERRSDVPLLAASFLERFAKENGRKTPLLTPDALQVLKHAPWPGNVRELRNMMESLVILHPGEEVQAQHLPEELRRAAREEELSAGELALPASSGALVGRTMEEIEREVILKTLERTAGNRTAAAEMLGIGLRTLQRKIKQYREEGYPVMGADIGD
- a CDS encoding trypsin-like peptidase domain-containing protein; this encodes MNRAKPFVVAGMIALSAVAGLAVAWLVPGAATEANAATGDLKLAPPPPASAAVNVPSFADLAERATPSVVAITSSKMVEQGRDQKDFFDNPFFRRFFRDNPFGGGSDDDENNDAQPQSRDNRRQQPRKEKKMWGGSGFFITADGYILTNKHVVDGAEELFVRTGSMAQTDEGLKARLVGKDPYLDLALLKVEGRNDWPALPLGDSDRVRVGEWAVAIGNPIMFRNSVTVGVVSGKGRRLDFDPSNLGDYIQTDASINFGNSGGPLLNARGEVIGISTAIIRDEPGTMGGNGYIQGIGFALPISAAKKVLNQLAGTGTVKRGYLGVSVQAMDPERADYLGAPKGRGAYVARVDKGTPADKAGVKPDDIILAVDGKAVNSSEELVNEVSAHSPGEKIRLTLWREKRETDVVVTLAERKVGTEPQEKGGDEETTPDETAATALGFSVGPLPQALRDRLSKMDPPVKGILITDVDPSSAAAAKGLAAGLILLEINNAPTPTADAYRKAAAAVPPGSVVKLRVLDRSGDEFTLFFRAPNKK